Proteins found in one Halobaculum sp. MBLA0147 genomic segment:
- a CDS encoding HAD family hydrolase, whose translation MDDYDRLYEVYDRFDTEELRAYREFVDLFPPLSSPVALDRWDEATARLAERRSEIVAAFDDGERLAEIAARADRTTAFTALDLRGKYGRAVNALVLDVDETLRSAGDTDNEIPRETLHLLTEFVERGVPLVICTGQTLENVKGFLVQGLGNELVHSGDVSVVYEAGAGVFTPGHGADTKRLLYDDLPEDSRGVVDDVRSRVLRAAPESIRRGCHLQGNEFNVTLKPNHETGGPDAAAVIDEGVVHLLDLVGEAVADRVAVGEVETTAPPASEAAVRATHYDGDAADGEDDESLDDPAPGAAVARAFFADADPEVAGALAREGGAVAAAVPDAAADLLGRLDVALYYADAAELAVRALDKAQGVAAALDVLGIDDPFVAVVGDSKSDLRAMEWAADRDAGIAAAPAHASERVLEHVRATDELVFPPGEAATLLRTIWALNCLVDDEFEAAGADRRTREE comes from the coding sequence GTGGACGACTACGATCGGCTCTACGAGGTGTACGACAGGTTCGACACCGAGGAGTTGCGGGCGTACCGCGAGTTCGTCGACCTGTTCCCGCCGTTGTCGTCGCCGGTCGCGCTCGATCGGTGGGACGAGGCGACCGCGCGACTCGCAGAGCGGCGCAGCGAGATCGTGGCCGCGTTCGACGACGGGGAGCGTCTGGCAGAGATCGCCGCCCGCGCGGACCGCACGACCGCGTTCACCGCGCTCGACCTCCGCGGGAAGTACGGCCGCGCGGTGAACGCGCTCGTGTTGGACGTCGACGAGACACTCCGATCGGCCGGCGACACGGACAACGAGATCCCACGCGAGACACTCCACCTCCTGACGGAGTTCGTCGAGCGGGGCGTCCCGCTCGTGATCTGTACCGGCCAGACGCTGGAGAACGTGAAGGGCTTTCTCGTCCAGGGACTCGGCAACGAACTCGTCCACTCCGGCGACGTGTCCGTGGTGTACGAGGCCGGCGCCGGGGTGTTCACGCCCGGTCACGGCGCCGACACGAAGCGGTTGCTGTACGACGACCTCCCCGAGGACAGTCGTGGCGTCGTCGACGACGTGCGGTCGCGCGTGCTCCGGGCGGCGCCGGAGTCGATCCGTCGCGGCTGTCACCTCCAGGGGAACGAGTTCAACGTCACGCTCAAGCCGAACCACGAGACCGGCGGCCCGGACGCGGCGGCGGTGATCGACGAGGGGGTGGTCCACCTGCTGGATCTCGTCGGCGAGGCGGTCGCGGACCGTGTCGCGGTCGGCGAGGTCGAGACGACTGCTCCTCCGGCGAGCGAGGCGGCCGTCCGCGCGACACACTACGACGGGGACGCAGCGGACGGCGAGGACGACGAGTCGCTCGACGACCCGGCACCGGGAGCGGCGGTCGCGCGGGCGTTCTTCGCCGACGCGGACCCGGAGGTCGCGGGCGCACTCGCTCGCGAGGGCGGTGCAGTCGCAGCGGCGGTGCCGGACGCTGCCGCCGACCTCCTCGGACGACTGGACGTGGCGCTGTACTACGCCGACGCGGCCGAACTGGCGGTGCGCGCACTCGACAAGGCACAGGGTGTCGCGGCCGCACTGGACGTGCTCGGGATCGACGACCCGTTCGTCGCGGTCGTCGGCGACAGCAAGTCGGACCTGCGAGCGATGGAGTGGGCCGCGGACCGCGACGCGGGCATCGCTGCGGCTCCGGCCCACGCCTCCGAGCGGGTGCTCGAACACGTCCGCGCGACAGACGAGTTGGTGTTCCCGCCCGGCGAAGCCGCGACGCTGCTCCGGACCATCTGGGCGCTGAACTGTCTCGTGGACGACGAGTTCGAGGCCGCGGGCGCCGATCGCCGGACGCGCGAGGAGTGA
- a CDS encoding arylamine N-acetyltransferase codes for MTERGDGLHGSEPDDRRWSSDDERVTTYLERIGLDSERVRARRPNHDLLTDLLRAHVTAVPFETLSITGDPFGEWPGPGVSLTVPALYEKVVARERGGYCFELGGLFTVLLRSLGFRADRAAGMVLGDGETSPTPANHHTVVVHLDRRYVADVGTGLPKTRVPVPLDGESVRDDRGTEWRVADSSRPDSEYRLSYRRPGDEQWERRYVFDATPRPLSYFAASCDYLATAAESPFTGEPTLSVATADGAVELSPTTLTRHTPEGTTTESLSPEEWAHHAAETFGLRYPFLDGAE; via the coding sequence GTGACTGAGCGCGGCGACGGGCTGCACGGGAGCGAACCGGACGACAGACGGTGGTCGTCCGACGACGAGCGGGTGACCACCTACCTCGAACGGATCGGGCTCGATTCCGAACGCGTCCGAGCACGTCGGCCGAACCACGACCTCCTGACGGACCTCCTCCGGGCACACGTCACCGCGGTGCCGTTCGAGACGCTGTCGATCACCGGGGACCCGTTCGGGGAGTGGCCCGGTCCGGGGGTCTCGCTGACCGTCCCGGCGCTGTACGAGAAGGTCGTCGCGCGAGAGCGCGGCGGCTACTGCTTCGAACTGGGTGGGCTGTTCACGGTGCTCCTCCGCTCGCTCGGGTTCCGCGCGGACCGCGCGGCGGGGATGGTGCTCGGCGACGGGGAGACCTCGCCCACGCCCGCGAACCACCACACCGTCGTGGTTCACCTCGACCGGCGGTACGTGGCCGACGTGGGGACCGGGCTGCCGAAGACGCGCGTCCCGGTGCCGCTGGACGGCGAGAGCGTGAGGGACGACCGTGGCACGGAGTGGCGCGTCGCCGACAGCAGCCGTCCGGACAGCGAGTACAGGCTGTCGTACCGCCGACCAGGCGACGAGCAGTGGGAGCGCCGGTACGTGTTCGACGCGACGCCGCGCCCGCTGTCGTACTTCGCCGCCAGTTGTGACTACCTCGCGACGGCCGCCGAGTCGCCGTTCACCGGCGAGCCGACGCTGTCGGTCGCGACCGCCGACGGCGCCGTCGAGTTGTCACCCACGACACTCACGCGCCACACGCCCGAGGGGACCACCACGGAGTCGCTCTCGCCGGAGGAGTGGGCGCACCACGCCGCCGAGACGTTCGGCCTCCGGTACCCGTTCCTCGACGGAGCGGAGTGA
- a CDS encoding NADPH-dependent FMN reductase, whose translation MSREPHVAAVCGSLAPESTTRTALRAVLAAAEGAGAETTLVDLREYDLPPRGPDRDAGDAPAVRHQVADADAVVLGTPVYHGSYSSPLKTALDYCGFDEFEETTVGLVATAGGSFPTSALAHLREVARTLTAWTLPTEVAIPNAGETVGEDAVVDESVADRLADLGEAAVAYANVEQYPTVADESRETRVLSGD comes from the coding sequence ATGTCGAGAGAACCACACGTCGCCGCAGTCTGTGGGAGTCTCGCGCCGGAGAGCACGACTCGGACGGCGCTGCGGGCGGTGCTCGCGGCCGCCGAGGGCGCCGGGGCGGAGACGACACTCGTCGACCTTCGAGAGTACGACCTGCCGCCACGGGGGCCGGATCGAGATGCGGGAGACGCACCCGCGGTGCGGCACCAGGTCGCGGACGCGGACGCGGTCGTCCTCGGAACGCCCGTGTACCACGGCTCGTACTCCTCGCCCCTCAAGACGGCACTGGACTACTGCGGCTTCGACGAGTTCGAGGAGACGACCGTCGGTCTCGTCGCGACCGCCGGAGGCTCGTTCCCGACGAGCGCGCTCGCACACCTCCGCGAGGTCGCACGGACGTTGACCGCGTGGACGCTGCCGACCGAGGTCGCGATTCCGAACGCCGGCGAGACGGTCGGCGAGGACGCGGTCGTCGACGAGTCCGTCGCGGATCGACTCGCGGACCTCGGCGAGGCCGCCGTCGCCTACGCGAACGTCGAGCAGTACCCGACGGTGGCCGACGAGTCGCGGGAGACACGGGTGTTGTCCGGTGACTGA
- a CDS encoding aminotransferase class IV, translated as MAEEPEPTDGSPSTHTPEESDQTPPGEVDQTTPPDLVYHVDGESVPASEATVNVHDRGFAYGDAVFETIRVYGGTPFRWDAHCDRLEDSAEALSLPLPCDRTELRARVVETLAANDLREAAVKLSVTRGVDTRGLTPPTDPDPTVVITVSPLPRGGTDGERVWDEPARLQTAMTRRVPDRALPSAAKTHNYLNPILARLETTVSDATEALVLDTDGNVAEAATANLWFVADDALRTPSLDGPVLPGITRETVLDALADEEIPVEEGTYDPDDVRDADEAFLTSSIREVKPVATVDGVAVGGGPVTKLVSTLYDALVERSCYADEELPADGE; from the coding sequence ATGGCCGAGGAGCCAGAGCCGACGGACGGGTCGCCGTCGACGCACACACCCGAGGAGTCGGACCAGACGCCGCCGGGAGAGGTCGACCAGACGACACCACCCGACCTCGTGTACCACGTCGACGGGGAGTCGGTGCCGGCGAGCGAGGCGACGGTGAACGTCCACGACCGCGGGTTCGCGTACGGGGACGCCGTCTTCGAGACGATCCGCGTCTACGGCGGCACGCCGTTCCGGTGGGACGCACACTGTGACCGCCTCGAAGACAGTGCCGAGGCGCTGTCGCTCCCGCTCCCGTGCGACCGCACGGAACTGCGCGCTCGCGTCGTGGAGACGCTGGCGGCCAACGACCTCCGGGAGGCGGCGGTGAAGCTGTCCGTGACCCGCGGCGTCGACACGCGGGGACTCACCCCGCCGACGGACCCCGACCCGACGGTCGTGATCACCGTCTCGCCGCTCCCGCGCGGCGGGACGGACGGCGAGCGGGTCTGGGACGAGCCGGCGCGACTCCAGACCGCGATGACGCGGCGGGTGCCGGACCGCGCGCTCCCGAGCGCGGCGAAGACGCACAACTACCTGAACCCGATCCTCGCGCGGCTGGAGACGACCGTCAGCGACGCCACGGAGGCGCTTGTGTTGGACACGGACGGCAACGTCGCGGAGGCGGCGACGGCGAACCTCTGGTTCGTCGCCGACGACGCGCTCCGCACCCCGAGTCTCGACGGCCCCGTGCTCCCGGGGATCACACGCGAGACGGTTCTGGACGCGCTCGCGGACGAGGAGATTCCCGTCGAGGAGGGGACCTACGACCCCGACGACGTACGCGACGCCGACGAGGCGTTCCTCACCTCCTCGATCCGCGAGGTGAAGCCGGTGGCGACGGTCGACGGTGTCGCGGTCGGCGGCGGCCCCGTGACGAAGCTCGTCTCGACGCTGTACGACGCCCTAGTCGAGCGGAGCTGTTACGCCGACGAGGAGTTGCCGGCAGACGGGGAGTGA
- a CDS encoding sensor histidine kinase — protein MVTRLIAFSVLPLAALLLSAAYAVRATWSLRDWRPALFTILLVLMSVHQANEVGVYLSSGVATASRGFGEYPETGVNLLAGVAVISVLRLVDEERRLSEELADTLDEVRALRRENDRLEEFASVVSHDLRSPLNTARGYVQLARDEDDPERLAAVERALDRMTTIVDDSLTLARRADTVETREPVAVAALVEECWAVVETDEATLDVASFDVQADPDRLRHVFENLFRNAVQHGGEDVTVTVGPLDDGEFYVADDGPGVSAEDREAVFELGHTTAADGTGFGLAIVQRVAAAHGWAVSVTESDDGGARFEFRSTESDASPRTVESTAISEAG, from the coding sequence GTGGTCACACGACTGATCGCGTTCTCCGTCCTCCCGTTGGCAGCGTTGTTGCTCAGTGCCGCGTACGCCGTCCGCGCGACGTGGTCGCTGCGCGACTGGCGCCCCGCGCTGTTCACAATCCTGCTGGTGCTGATGAGCGTCCACCAGGCCAACGAGGTCGGGGTGTACCTGTCGAGTGGCGTCGCCACTGCCTCGCGCGGGTTCGGCGAGTACCCGGAGACGGGGGTGAACCTGCTGGCCGGCGTCGCGGTGATCTCCGTCCTCCGACTCGTGGACGAGGAACGCCGACTCTCGGAGGAGTTGGCCGACACGCTCGACGAGGTGCGGGCGCTCCGCCGGGAGAACGACCGCCTGGAGGAGTTCGCCTCCGTCGTCAGTCACGACCTCCGGAGCCCACTGAACACCGCTCGCGGCTACGTCCAGTTGGCGCGCGACGAGGACGACCCGGAACGACTGGCGGCCGTCGAACGCGCGCTCGACCGGATGACGACCATCGTCGACGACTCGTTGACGCTGGCGCGGCGCGCAGACACCGTGGAGACGCGCGAGCCCGTCGCCGTCGCGGCGTTGGTCGAGGAGTGTTGGGCGGTCGTCGAGACCGACGAGGCGACACTCGACGTGGCGTCGTTCGACGTGCAGGCGGACCCGGACCGACTCAGACACGTCTTCGAGAACCTGTTCCGCAACGCCGTCCAACACGGCGGCGAGGACGTGACCGTCACCGTCGGTCCGCTGGACGACGGCGAGTTCTACGTGGCCGACGACGGTCCGGGAGTCTCGGCCGAGGATCGCGAGGCGGTGTTCGAGTTGGGCCACACGACCGCGGCCGACGGGACCGGGTTCGGCCTGGCGATCGTCCAGCGTGTCGCCGCCGCACACGGGTGGGCCGTCTCCGTCACCGAGAGCGACGACGGCGGGGCACGGTTCGAGTTCCGCTCGACCGAGTCGGACGCGAGCCCCCGGACGGTGGAGTCGACCGCCATCTCCGAGGCGGGGTGA
- the acs gene encoding acetate--CoA ligase: protein MSDTDPELEARLAEADEFEPPEAFVEQANVVDPELYETFEENWPDCWERAAALLDWTEPYDEVLDDSNPPFYEWFTGGSLNASANCLDRHLEARGDEPAIEWVGEPTDEANRTYTYNDLHRRVNEFAAGLRELGVGEDDVVTMYMPMIPELPIAMLACARIGAPHSVVFAGFSADALATRMAAADSEYLVTADGYYRRGDPLDHFAKATEGLAEVPHETTTVVVDRLRERDGFGHDLGAGQYDWETLLTDHAGETVEPVARDAEDMLFLMYTSGTTGEPKGVKHTTGGYLSWVSWTAQAVLDVKPEDTYFCSADIGWITGHSYIVYGPLALGTTSVMYEGTPDYPDRDRLWEIVEDVEATQLYTAPTAIRAFMKWGTEYPDRHDLSSLRLLGTVGEPINPRAWKWYYTHVGDESCPVVDTWWQTETGGTMLTTLPGIGAMKPGAAGPPLPGVDAQVVDAEGEPVDAGEAGYLTLQKPWPGMLRTLYRNDERFVEEYWATYSDTDSDDPDDWVYFPEDGAKVDGDGYVTVLGRVDDVINVSGHRLGTMEIESAIVGVEGVAEAAVVGGAHDVKGEAVYAYVITEDGQTESEAFREEIVAAVEDAIGPIARPERVVFTPELPKTRSGKIMRRLLEDVANDAELGDTSTLRNPDVVEDIRDAVRGDDD from the coding sequence ATGTCCGACACGGATCCCGAACTGGAGGCCCGGTTGGCCGAGGCCGACGAGTTCGAACCCCCCGAGGCGTTCGTCGAGCAGGCGAACGTCGTCGACCCGGAGCTCTACGAGACGTTCGAAGAGAACTGGCCCGACTGCTGGGAGCGGGCCGCCGCCCTGCTCGACTGGACGGAGCCGTACGACGAGGTGCTGGACGACTCGAACCCGCCGTTCTACGAGTGGTTCACCGGTGGGTCGCTGAACGCCTCGGCGAACTGTCTCGACCGCCACCTGGAAGCGCGGGGTGACGAGCCCGCCATCGAGTGGGTCGGCGAGCCGACCGACGAGGCGAACCGGACGTACACGTACAACGACCTCCACCGCCGCGTCAACGAGTTCGCGGCCGGCCTCCGCGAGTTGGGTGTCGGGGAAGACGACGTGGTGACGATGTACATGCCGATGATCCCCGAGTTGCCGATCGCGATGTTGGCGTGTGCACGCATCGGCGCGCCACACTCCGTCGTGTTCGCGGGGTTCTCCGCCGACGCCCTCGCGACGCGGATGGCGGCCGCCGACTCCGAGTACCTCGTCACCGCCGACGGCTACTACCGTCGCGGCGACCCACTCGACCACTTCGCGAAGGCGACCGAGGGGCTCGCCGAGGTGCCCCACGAGACGACGACCGTCGTCGTCGACCGCCTCCGCGAGAGAGACGGCTTCGGCCACGACCTCGGAGCGGGACAGTACGACTGGGAGACGTTACTCACCGACCACGCGGGCGAGACGGTGGAGCCGGTCGCCCGCGACGCGGAGGACATGCTGTTCCTGATGTACACCTCCGGGACGACCGGGGAGCCGAAGGGGGTGAAACACACCACCGGCGGCTATCTCTCGTGGGTGAGTTGGACGGCGCAGGCCGTACTGGACGTGAAACCCGAGGACACCTACTTCTGCTCGGCGGACATCGGCTGGATCACCGGCCACTCCTACATCGTCTACGGACCACTCGCGCTGGGGACCACGTCGGTGATGTACGAGGGGACGCCGGACTACCCGGACCGCGACCGCCTGTGGGAGATTGTCGAAGACGTGGAGGCGACGCAGTTGTACACCGCGCCGACGGCCATCCGGGCGTTCATGAAGTGGGGGACGGAGTACCCCGACCGGCACGACCTCTCGTCGCTGCGACTGCTCGGCACCGTCGGGGAGCCGATCAACCCCCGCGCGTGGAAGTGGTACTACACCCACGTCGGGGACGAGTCGTGTCCCGTGGTCGACACCTGGTGGCAGACGGAGACCGGCGGGACGATGCTCACGACGCTCCCCGGGATCGGAGCGATGAAACCCGGTGCCGCCGGGCCGCCGTTACCGGGTGTCGACGCGCAGGTCGTCGACGCCGAGGGGGAGCCGGTCGACGCCGGCGAGGCGGGGTACCTGACGCTCCAGAAGCCGTGGCCGGGGATGTTGCGGACGCTGTACCGCAACGACGAGCGGTTCGTCGAGGAGTACTGGGCGACGTACTCGGACACGGACAGCGACGATCCGGACGACTGGGTGTACTTCCCCGAGGACGGCGCGAAGGTGGACGGGGACGGCTACGTCACGGTGTTGGGTCGCGTCGACGACGTGATCAACGTCTCCGGACACCGCCTCGGGACGATGGAGATCGAGTCGGCCATCGTCGGCGTCGAGGGGGTCGCGGAGGCGGCCGTCGTCGGCGGCGCCCACGACGTGAAGGGCGAGGCGGTGTACGCCTACGTCATCACGGAGGACGGCCAGACGGAGTCCGAGGCGTTCCGCGAAGAGATCGTCGCCGCCGTCGAGGACGCCATCGGCCCCATCGCCCGCCCGGAACGGGTCGTCTTCACGCCGGAGTTGCCGAAGACCCGCTCCGGGAAGATCATGCGCCGCCTGCTGGAGGACGTTGCCAACGACGCCGAGTTGGGTGACACCTCGACGCTCCGGAACCCCGACGTGGTCGAGGACATCCGCGACGCGGTGCGCGGAGACGACGACTGA
- a CDS encoding radical SAM protein, with amino-acid sequence MISKGCEQCAKGGKMVLFVYGYCDQRDCFYCPLGENRKNVDSVYANEREVTCDEDVLTEARRMDALGTSITGGEPQERLERTCHYLSLLKDEFGEDHHTHLYTGITGGRENMRRLSEAGLDEIRFHPPYELWGDLHGTEWEEILHVAREEGLTPAFEIPGIRPEEEFLEFLDEGAAEFCNVNEFEMSDGNYRRMQEHGFELQEGHMSAVDGSKEAILDVMGDHEKVYFCTSVFKDAAQHRNRMKRMARNLRRPFDEVTDDGTLVYGKTYAEPERFERLGVPEEFYTVKSEHVEVAWWLLEEMVAEGDLEEGEVVEQYPTVDGTVVERTPLA; translated from the coding sequence ATGATCTCGAAGGGGTGCGAGCAGTGCGCGAAGGGCGGGAAGATGGTGTTGTTCGTCTACGGCTACTGTGACCAGCGGGACTGTTTCTACTGCCCGCTGGGCGAGAACCGGAAGAACGTCGACTCGGTGTACGCCAACGAGCGGGAGGTCACCTGCGACGAGGACGTGTTGACGGAGGCGCGACGGATGGACGCGCTGGGCACCTCGATCACCGGGGGCGAACCACAGGAGCGACTCGAACGCACCTGTCACTACCTCTCGCTGTTGAAAGACGAGTTCGGCGAGGACCACCACACGCACCTCTACACGGGGATCACCGGTGGTCGCGAGAACATGCGCCGGCTCTCGGAGGCGGGACTCGACGAGATCCGGTTCCACCCGCCGTACGAGCTGTGGGGGGATCTCCACGGCACCGAGTGGGAGGAGATCCTCCACGTCGCCCGCGAGGAGGGGCTCACGCCGGCCTTCGAGATCCCCGGCATCCGACCGGAAGAGGAGTTCCTCGAGTTCCTCGACGAGGGGGCCGCCGAGTTCTGTAACGTCAACGAGTTCGAGATGTCCGACGGGAACTACCGCCGGATGCAGGAACACGGCTTCGAACTGCAGGAGGGGCACATGTCCGCCGTCGACGGGTCGAAGGAGGCGATCCTGGACGTGATGGGCGACCACGAGAAGGTGTACTTCTGTACGTCGGTGTTCAAAGACGCCGCCCAACACCGCAACCGGATGAAGCGGATGGCGCGGAACCTCCGGCGACCGTTCGACGAGGTGACCGACGACGGGACACTCGTATACGGGAAGACGTACGCCGAGCCGGAGCGGTTCGAACGGCTGGGCGTGCCCGAGGAGTTCTACACGGTGAAGTCGGAACACGTCGAGGTCGCGTGGTGGCTGCTGGAGGAGATGGTCGCCGAGGGCGACCTCGAAGAGGGCGAGGTCGTCGAACAGTACCCCACCGTCGACGGCACCGTCGTCGAGCGCACCCCGTTGGCCTGA